One genomic window of Sulfurovum lithotrophicum includes the following:
- a CDS encoding ArsS family sensor histidine kinase — protein MFKDSLRNKINLVFSITLVLLASLFIASVKYDHAKFEERNALQERAIAHYLYDYYLKTGKIDEAYLESQNVTLIKDKGQEIQIERYFKEKGKYKKYAVDTFHLQRIILINNDRFKLFLENRNKPKYPVKRIIVFSIVLMFILFLYLWIVRSLKPLSELKNKIKTFSEGNLDISCASNRDDEIAEVANEFDHAVKMIRELLQSRQLFLRAIMHELKTPIAKGRLMSEMLPDEKSKARMHSIFERLNLLIDEFAKIEKITSRNFELHIKPYKMTDLIEASIDILMTENPERLVSIEVKKDYIVKVDFELFTLALKNLIDNAIKYSSDKHVIVTIDEEHVDIINKGKALAEPLENYFKPFHTSRSGLGLGIYIVKSILDIHHMELVYRHEEGNNIFTVK, from the coding sequence TTGTTTAAAGACTCCCTGCGAAATAAGATCAATCTTGTTTTCTCCATTACACTGGTTCTGCTCGCCTCACTTTTTATCGCATCAGTAAAATACGACCATGCCAAGTTCGAAGAACGCAATGCCCTTCAGGAAAGAGCGATCGCCCATTATCTTTACGATTATTATCTCAAAACAGGCAAGATCGATGAAGCCTACCTCGAATCACAGAATGTCACACTGATCAAAGACAAAGGTCAGGAGATACAAATAGAGCGTTATTTCAAAGAGAAAGGCAAGTACAAAAAGTACGCGGTCGACACCTTTCATCTCCAGCGTATCATCCTGATAAACAATGACCGATTCAAGCTCTTTCTGGAGAACAGGAACAAACCAAAGTATCCGGTCAAACGTATCATTGTCTTTTCTATCGTGCTAATGTTCATTCTTTTTCTTTATCTCTGGATCGTTAGGAGTCTCAAACCCCTCTCCGAGCTCAAGAACAAGATCAAGACCTTCTCGGAAGGCAATCTTGACATATCCTGCGCCAGTAACAGAGACGACGAGATCGCAGAAGTTGCCAATGAGTTCGACCATGCGGTCAAGATGATACGCGAACTGCTACAGTCGAGACAACTCTTTTTACGTGCGATCATGCATGAACTCAAGACTCCTATTGCCAAAGGCCGTCTGATGAGTGAAATGCTGCCAGATGAAAAAAGCAAAGCACGTATGCACAGTATTTTCGAGCGTCTCAACCTGCTCATCGATGAATTCGCAAAAATAGAGAAGATCACTTCAAGAAACTTCGAACTGCACATCAAACCTTACAAAATGACCGACCTGATAGAAGCAAGTATCGATATTTTAATGACAGAGAACCCCGAACGGCTTGTCAGCATCGAAGTCAAAAAAGACTACATCGTCAAAGTAGATTTCGAACTCTTCACACTGGCTTTAAAGAATCTCATTGACAATGCCATCAAGTACAGTAGTGACAAACATGTGATAGTGACCATAGATGAAGAACATGTAGATATCATCAACAAGGGTAAAGCGCTTGCCGAACCGCTGGAGAACTACTTCAAACCGTTTCATACCTCAAGAAGCGGACTGGGACTGGGGATCTACATTGTGAAAAGTATTCTGGATATCCATCATATGGAACTGGTTTACAGGCATGAAGAGGGAAATAATATCTTTACGGTGAAATAG
- a CDS encoding class II 3-deoxy-7-phosphoheptulonate synthase: MSWTPGSWRDFPIKQQPTYQDQETLKKVETELSSYPPLIFAGEARNLKRKLAAAGRGEAFLLQGGDCAESFADFNAETIKNLFKLMLQMNMVLMYSTGKPVVKVGRIAGQFAKPRSSDFEEFDGVKLPSYRGDIINGIEFTKEARIPNPHNMIRAYNQSAATLNLVRAFSRGGLADLNKVHQWNLDFIKDNPLGKRYDELSDKIDHAMKFMAACGLTSETMPQLHQTTLYTSHEALLLNYEEALTRLDTETNEWYDCSAHMLWIGDRTRDLNEAHIEYFRGIKNPIGCKVGPSMGEDELIDLIEALNPENEEGRLNLIVRMGAEKIAEFFPPLLKKVRDAGKNVVWTIDPMHGNVEKSSTGFKTRDFDNILSEVKQFFSIHKEMGTVAAGIHLEMTGNDVTECTGSTSCAITAEGLASRYHTQCDPRLNASQALELAFMLSDTISGADQ; the protein is encoded by the coding sequence ATGAGTTGGACACCAGGCAGTTGGAGAGATTTCCCCATTAAGCAACAACCAACCTATCAAGATCAGGAAACACTTAAAAAAGTTGAAACGGAATTAAGCTCTTACCCACCGCTTATTTTTGCGGGTGAAGCAAGAAATCTCAAGCGCAAGCTTGCTGCAGCCGGACGCGGAGAGGCCTTCCTTTTACAGGGTGGTGACTGTGCCGAGAGCTTTGCCGACTTCAATGCCGAGACCATCAAGAATCTCTTCAAACTGATGCTTCAGATGAATATGGTACTGATGTATTCCACAGGTAAGCCGGTTGTAAAGGTAGGCCGTATTGCAGGACAGTTCGCCAAACCGAGATCATCCGATTTTGAAGAGTTCGATGGTGTCAAACTTCCAAGTTACCGTGGAGATATCATCAACGGTATCGAGTTCACCAAAGAAGCAAGGATACCCAACCCGCATAATATGATCCGTGCCTACAACCAGTCGGCAGCTACATTGAACCTGGTGCGTGCTTTTTCAAGAGGCGGATTGGCTGACCTGAACAAAGTACACCAGTGGAACCTCGACTTCATCAAGGACAATCCGCTGGGTAAGCGCTATGATGAGCTGAGTGACAAGATAGATCATGCCATGAAGTTCATGGCGGCCTGTGGCCTGACAAGTGAGACTATGCCTCAATTGCATCAGACGACGCTCTATACTTCGCACGAAGCACTGCTCCTGAATTATGAAGAGGCACTGACGCGTCTGGATACGGAGACGAATGAATGGTATGACTGTTCCGCCCATATGCTCTGGATCGGTGACAGAACAAGAGACCTGAACGAGGCGCACATCGAGTATTTCAGAGGCATCAAAAACCCTATTGGCTGCAAAGTAGGGCCGAGTATGGGTGAAGATGAACTTATTGATCTCATCGAGGCGCTCAACCCGGAGAATGAAGAGGGAAGATTGAACCTGATCGTCCGCATGGGAGCGGAGAAGATCGCAGAGTTCTTCCCCCCGCTGCTTAAAAAAGTACGTGATGCAGGAAAGAATGTCGTCTGGACGATAGATCCGATGCATGGAAATGTCGAGAAGTCTTCGACCGGTTTTAAGACCAGGGATTTTGACAATATTCTCTCAGAAGTGAAGCAGTTCTTCTCTATTCATAAAGAGATGGGTACGGTTGCAGCAGGTATTCATCTGGAGATGACGGGGAACGATGTGACAGAGTGTACGGGAAGTACCTCCTGCGCGATTACTGCGGAAGGGCTTGCAAGCCGTTACCACACGCAGTGTGACCCGAGACTCAATGCTTCCCAGGCGCTTGAGCTTGCTTTCATGCTCTCCGATACGATCAGCGGGGCAGACCAGTAG
- the cmoA gene encoding carboxy-S-adenosyl-L-methionine synthase CmoA has translation MKDKVFAKPIEKKFEFDQAVASVFDDMLSRSVPFYDEVRHLVISLILAEQKEDMRVLDLGVSTAKFLLDLHSRMDARMQLKGIDNSPAMLERAKQKCRAFGASIDLELADMMAYSYEEEDIIVANYTLQFIRPIQRIELVKRLYEGLNEDGIFIFSEKVVFEDKRLDKMMIDIYYDYKKAQGYSEYEIAQKREALENVLIPFTIEENIRMCREAGFKNINTVFQWANFVTFVAKR, from the coding sequence ATGAAAGATAAAGTATTTGCAAAACCCATAGAGAAAAAATTTGAATTCGATCAGGCGGTTGCCTCTGTATTTGATGATATGCTCAGCCGATCAGTCCCCTTTTACGATGAGGTCAGACACCTTGTGATCTCGCTGATACTGGCTGAACAGAAAGAGGACATGAGGGTCCTCGACCTGGGCGTATCTACAGCAAAATTTCTTCTGGATCTTCACAGTAGGATGGATGCCAGAATGCAGCTCAAAGGCATAGACAATTCTCCCGCTATGCTGGAGAGAGCGAAGCAGAAATGCCGGGCGTTCGGTGCGAGTATCGACCTGGAATTGGCAGATATGATGGCATACAGCTATGAAGAGGAAGATATCATCGTGGCGAACTATACGTTGCAGTTCATCCGTCCCATACAACGTATCGAACTGGTCAAGCGCCTGTATGAAGGATTGAATGAAGACGGGATATTCATCTTTTCGGAAAAAGTGGTCTTTGAGGACAAACGTCTGGACAAGATGATGATCGATATTTACTACGATTACAAAAAAGCGCAGGGATACAGCGAATACGAGATTGCGCAGAAACGTGAAGCGCTGGAAAATGTACTGATTCCCTTTACGATTGAAGAGAATATCCGTATGTGCCGGGAAGCCGGATTTAAAAATATCAATACGGTCTTTCAGTGGGCGAACTTCGTTACATTTGTTGCCAAAAGGTAA
- a CDS encoding GGDEF domain-containing response regulator, protein MEKLTVLVVDDDRVSTAILSHMLDNYADKVLIAADGEEGLQLFREHRPEIVLSDINMPRMGGLEMVREIRAIDEHVKIAIFTNFENRDILLKAIQYGVNQFFSKPFEAKLFAQVLQHLVDEVMEKRRIQAELTRQQNILHAINQMSHNFLQQSDWMKALYEEMRNLKTASETSAIFVYKNESDNKEDPLYATQILAINDNKKARAKKRIHYKKHHLMRWKKVLERGQPVNGSINVYDRSKQKLLTAFRIECLLILPIFVNQEWWGFLGIGSNANDPLKKTDVEMLSTVSSIIGSAINNKRNIQSLEMSSMVFKHTMDGVLITNADNRIVHVNSAFTDITGYPASEVIGKDPKLLKSGNHTKQFYDEMWGSINNHSYWQGEIINRKKNGEIYIEWLSINTIRDSEGKIEQHIGIFSDVTHQRKDAQDQAYLATHDPLTGLSNRLVLNDRLEHAIEHAKRFDKYFALIFCDLDNFKPINDTHGHSIGDEVLKHIAGIMKSALRKNDTICRFGGDEFVILIEELKSLKSLKTVLEKIRTRVNQHFTINGLELNVGISIGAAIYPDDAQTPEEILTAADKAMYESKQEGKNRIAFYGSYENFTCSNTYALV, encoded by the coding sequence ATGGAAAAACTGACCGTTCTTGTTGTTGATGATGACAGAGTATCGACTGCCATACTCAGCCATATGCTCGATAACTATGCCGACAAAGTACTCATAGCTGCAGACGGCGAAGAAGGCCTTCAACTCTTCAGGGAACACCGCCCAGAGATCGTTCTCTCCGACATCAATATGCCCCGTATGGGGGGTCTTGAAATGGTGCGAGAGATCCGTGCGATCGACGAACATGTCAAGATCGCCATTTTCACAAACTTCGAGAACCGTGATATCCTGCTCAAAGCCATACAGTATGGAGTGAACCAGTTCTTTTCCAAACCTTTTGAAGCCAAACTCTTTGCCCAGGTACTGCAGCACCTTGTCGATGAAGTAATGGAGAAGCGGCGCATCCAGGCAGAGTTGACACGTCAGCAGAACATACTGCACGCCATCAATCAGATGTCACACAATTTCCTGCAACAGAGCGACTGGATGAAAGCACTGTATGAAGAGATGCGTAACCTAAAAACCGCTTCTGAAACCTCAGCTATTTTCGTCTATAAGAATGAGTCGGACAACAAAGAGGATCCGCTGTATGCCACACAGATCCTTGCGATCAACGACAACAAAAAGGCACGGGCAAAGAAACGTATTCACTATAAAAAACACCATCTGATGCGCTGGAAAAAGGTACTCGAACGAGGACAGCCTGTCAACGGCAGTATCAATGTCTATGACCGTTCAAAACAGAAACTGCTCACTGCCTTCAGAATCGAATGCCTCCTCATCCTCCCAATCTTCGTTAATCAGGAGTGGTGGGGCTTTCTCGGTATAGGCAGCAATGCAAACGATCCTCTCAAAAAGACGGATGTAGAGATGCTCAGTACCGTCTCTTCCATCATTGGGTCGGCCATCAACAACAAACGCAATATCCAGTCACTCGAGATGTCTTCCATGGTCTTCAAACATACGATGGACGGGGTACTTATCACCAATGCGGACAACCGCATTGTACATGTCAACTCCGCTTTTACAGATATTACCGGCTATCCGGCATCCGAAGTTATAGGAAAAGATCCAAAACTCCTGAAATCAGGAAACCATACCAAACAATTCTATGATGAAATGTGGGGAAGCATCAATAATCACAGCTATTGGCAGGGAGAGATCATCAACCGTAAGAAGAATGGTGAGATCTATATCGAATGGCTCAGCATCAATACGATCAGAGATTCCGAGGGGAAAATAGAACAGCACATCGGTATCTTCTCCGATGTCACCCACCAGCGCAAAGATGCACAAGATCAGGCATATCTGGCCACACATGACCCACTGACAGGACTCTCGAACAGACTGGTACTCAATGATCGTCTTGAACATGCTATCGAACATGCCAAACGCTTTGACAAATACTTTGCACTCATTTTCTGTGATCTGGATAACTTCAAACCCATTAACGATACCCACGGTCACTCCATTGGGGATGAAGTGCTCAAACATATTGCCGGTATTATGAAATCGGCTTTACGCAAGAACGACACCATCTGCCGTTTCGGGGGTGATGAGTTTGTAATCCTGATAGAAGAACTTAAATCTCTTAAGAGCCTCAAAACCGTTCTTGAGAAGATCCGTACACGTGTCAATCAACATTTCACAATCAACGGTCTTGAGCTGAATGTGGGCATCAGTATCGGTGCAGCCATCTACCCCGATGATGCCCAGACTCCCGAAGAGATCCTCACTGCAGCCGACAAAGCCATGTACGAAAGCAAACAGGAGGGGAAGAACCGTATTGCATTCTATGGCAGTTATGAGAATTTTACCTGCAGCAATACCTACGCTTTAGTCTAA
- a CDS encoding bifunctional riboflavin kinase/FAD synthetase, with protein MKIQNNIRSIAIGSFDGMHLAHRQVTADVDAIVIIERNGGYLTPGYKRSRYTDKICCFYFFDKIRSLSPRDFVAKLKEDFPHLERIVVGYDFAFGKEKAGNAETLGELFDKEVVIVNEISLEGVPVHSRTIKAYLREGNIFMANKLLGRSYAIEGRVVPGQGLGRESLVSTLNLKVEHYQLPLEGVYASRTKIGKSWHPSVSFLGHRVSTDGSFAVETHIIGEDIGSVEGQVMLEFKALLRRNRKFETLEKLKVQIEEDIANAKKCLA; from the coding sequence TTGAAAATACAAAACAATATCAGATCCATTGCCATCGGCTCCTTTGACGGTATGCATCTGGCGCACAGGCAGGTGACTGCCGATGTGGATGCCATTGTGATCATAGAGCGCAACGGCGGATATCTTACGCCGGGGTACAAACGCTCCCGCTATACGGACAAAATCTGCTGTTTCTACTTTTTTGACAAGATCAGGTCTTTGAGTCCGAGAGATTTCGTTGCAAAACTCAAAGAGGATTTCCCCCACTTGGAGCGTATTGTAGTAGGTTACGATTTTGCTTTCGGAAAAGAAAAGGCGGGCAACGCTGAAACACTGGGAGAGCTTTTTGACAAAGAGGTGGTCATCGTCAATGAGATATCTCTTGAAGGCGTACCGGTGCATTCAAGGACCATCAAAGCCTATCTGCGTGAAGGCAATATCTTCATGGCCAATAAACTGCTTGGAAGGTCTTACGCCATAGAGGGGAGGGTGGTCCCAGGCCAGGGGCTTGGCAGAGAATCTCTGGTTTCTACGCTGAATTTGAAGGTGGAGCATTATCAGCTTCCTTTGGAAGGGGTCTATGCGAGCCGGACAAAGATAGGCAAGTCCTGGCATCCTTCTGTCAGTTTCCTCGGACACCGGGTGAGTACGGATGGTTCATTTGCCGTGGAAACACATATTATCGGTGAGGATATCGGGAGTGTCGAGGGGCAGGTTATGCTGGAGTTCAAAGCACTGTTACGCAGGAATAGAAAGTTCGAAACCCTTGAGAAGCTTAAAGTGCAGATCGAAGAAGATATTGCAAATGCAAAGAAATGCCTGGCTTAG
- the tlyA gene encoding 23S rRNA (cytidine-2'-O)-methyltransferase TlyA, whose translation MRLDKYLVEEGYFESRNRALEAIKSGQVTVDGKKAKPSVKIDANSQVEVADAKFYVSRAARKLESFLAEHPVKIAQKNALDIGSSTGGFAQIVLENGVASLTCVDVGKEQLHLSIRSDERVSVYEETDIRDFNAETAYEMITCDVSFISILQIMTDIDRLAEKGTDIIILYKPQFEVGKDAKRDSRGVVQDLDAIARKKEVFEAEALSLGWEEEFQALSTLAGKEGNREYLYHFIKA comes from the coding sequence GTGAGACTGGACAAATATCTGGTAGAAGAGGGCTATTTTGAGAGCCGTAACCGTGCGTTGGAGGCTATTAAAAGCGGACAAGTGACTGTAGACGGCAAAAAGGCGAAACCCTCGGTAAAGATCGATGCGAATTCACAGGTTGAAGTAGCAGATGCAAAGTTCTATGTCAGTCGTGCTGCCAGAAAACTGGAAAGTTTTCTGGCCGAACATCCTGTCAAGATAGCGCAGAAAAATGCACTTGACATCGGTTCGAGTACAGGAGGCTTTGCCCAGATCGTACTGGAGAATGGTGTTGCTTCGCTCACCTGTGTGGATGTGGGGAAAGAGCAATTGCATCTTTCCATACGCAGCGATGAGAGGGTCAGTGTATATGAGGAGACGGATATCCGTGATTTCAACGCAGAAACAGCCTATGAAATGATCACCTGTGATGTTTCATTCATCTCTATTTTGCAGATCATGACCGATATTGACCGTTTGGCAGAAAAGGGTACTGATATCATCATTCTGTACAAACCACAGTTCGAAGTGGGTAAAGATGCCAAAAGAGACAGCAGAGGTGTGGTGCAGGATCTCGATGCTATTGCCAGAAAAAAAGAGGTTTTTGAAGCAGAGGCATTAAGCCTGGGATGGGAAGAAGAGTTTCAGGCACTCTCAACCCTGGCAGGCAAAGAGGGAAACAGGGAGTACCTCTACCATTTCATAAAAGCGTAG